The Myxococcus guangdongensis genome contains a region encoding:
- a CDS encoding GvpL/GvpF family gas vesicle protein, with product MARSPRPPKSSSRRGAASPKPSRVRRATPKAEAKRPDASTSRAAPPRTSVLPDTVARGGKVARPLPDAPTDEERAGPQYLYGVVRADGPLDFGPIGLGIPPSHVRAVCEHGLAALVSPTPSMRVDPTRAHLLAHQRAAEVVLREHTLLPVAFGTVLGSEAHVRALLHSTHESLRVVLTALEGKVELGLKVLYHREHLNRRMELEDEELRRRADESELEHEQRLGRAVELRAALDMAAMLEGLRPLAAASRTDAPVGERMLLNAAFLVARQDGPAFEAKVRMLAARSDLYTFRFTGPWAPYSFVDVRLGRVDDQEPRVSRTAG from the coding sequence GTGGCCCGCTCCCCCCGTCCACCCAAGAGCTCTTCCCGACGAGGCGCGGCCTCGCCCAAGCCGTCCCGCGTCCGACGCGCGACGCCCAAGGCCGAGGCGAAGCGCCCGGATGCGTCCACGTCCCGAGCCGCGCCGCCTCGGACCTCCGTGCTTCCCGACACTGTTGCGCGTGGCGGCAAGGTCGCCCGCCCCCTACCGGACGCGCCCACCGACGAGGAGCGCGCGGGGCCGCAGTACCTCTACGGCGTGGTGCGCGCCGACGGCCCGCTGGACTTCGGTCCCATCGGTCTGGGCATTCCGCCCTCCCACGTGCGCGCCGTCTGTGAGCACGGGCTGGCCGCGCTGGTGTCCCCCACCCCGTCGATGCGGGTGGACCCGACGCGGGCCCATCTGCTGGCCCACCAGCGCGCCGCGGAGGTGGTGCTCCGCGAGCACACGCTGCTGCCGGTGGCCTTCGGCACGGTGCTCGGCTCGGAGGCCCACGTGCGCGCGCTCCTGCACTCCACGCATGAGAGTCTGAGAGTCGTTCTCACCGCGCTGGAGGGCAAGGTGGAGCTGGGGCTCAAGGTCCTCTACCACCGCGAGCACCTGAACCGGCGCATGGAGCTGGAGGACGAGGAGCTGCGGCGGCGCGCGGACGAGTCGGAGCTGGAGCACGAGCAGCGGCTGGGGCGCGCGGTGGAGCTGCGCGCCGCGCTGGACATGGCGGCGATGCTGGAGGGCCTGCGCCCGCTGGCGGCGGCGTCTCGCACGGATGCGCCCGTGGGCGAGCGCATGCTGCTCAACGCGGCCTTCCTCGTGGCGAGGCAGGACGGGCCCGCCTTCGAGGCGAAGGTCCGGATGCTGGCGGCACGCTCGGACCTCTACACCTTCCGCTTCACCGGCCCCTGGGCGCCGTACAGCTTCGTCGACGTGCGACTGGGCCGCGTCGACGACCAGGAGCCGCGGGTGTCACGGACCGCCGGCTGA
- a CDS encoding zinc-dependent alcohol dehydrogenase, whose translation MRALTYQGPFRVRVENKPDPRLEHPQDVILRVTKTAICGSDLHLLHGLVPDTRVGHTFGHEFTGVVEETGTEVSQLRKGDRVVVPFNISCGGCFYCERGLTALCENSNPASDVACGVYGYSHTTGGYDGGQAEYVRVPYADVGPLKIPDDMEDEEVLFLGDILPTGYMGAEMGEIKGGETVVVFGAGPVGLFAMRSAWLMGAGRVVAVDCVPYRLDFAERFAKVETVNFQEVGDVVAYLKEMFEGRGPDVCIDAVGMEAEGSTTHRVMGLGMKLEAGAPTVLSWCIDAVRKGGNVSIVGVYGPPWNVMPIGTAMNKGLTLRMNQCNVRRYMPHLLKHIREGRIDAKAIITHRFGLEDAPEAYHLFAQKRDGCVKCVLTPGHA comes from the coding sequence ATGCGAGCATTGACCTACCAGGGACCCTTCAGGGTCCGAGTGGAGAACAAGCCGGACCCCCGGCTGGAGCACCCCCAGGACGTCATCCTGCGGGTGACGAAGACCGCCATCTGTGGCTCAGACCTGCACCTGTTGCACGGGCTGGTCCCCGACACGCGGGTGGGCCACACCTTCGGGCACGAGTTCACCGGCGTGGTGGAGGAGACGGGCACGGAGGTCTCCCAGCTGCGCAAGGGCGACCGCGTGGTGGTGCCCTTCAACATCTCGTGCGGCGGCTGTTTCTACTGCGAGCGGGGACTCACGGCGCTGTGTGAGAACAGCAACCCCGCGAGCGACGTGGCGTGCGGCGTGTATGGCTATTCGCACACCACGGGCGGCTACGACGGGGGCCAGGCCGAGTACGTGCGCGTGCCGTACGCGGACGTGGGGCCCTTGAAGATTCCGGACGACATGGAGGACGAGGAGGTGCTGTTCCTCGGCGACATCCTGCCGACGGGCTACATGGGCGCGGAGATGGGCGAGATCAAGGGCGGCGAGACGGTGGTCGTCTTCGGCGCGGGCCCGGTGGGATTGTTCGCCATGCGCTCCGCGTGGCTGATGGGCGCGGGCCGCGTGGTGGCGGTGGACTGCGTGCCGTACCGGCTCGACTTCGCGGAGCGGTTCGCGAAGGTGGAGACGGTGAACTTCCAGGAGGTGGGGGACGTCGTTGCCTACCTCAAGGAGATGTTCGAGGGACGCGGCCCGGACGTGTGCATCGACGCGGTGGGCATGGAGGCCGAGGGCTCCACGACGCACCGGGTGATGGGGCTGGGGATGAAGCTGGAGGCGGGGGCGCCCACGGTGCTCTCGTGGTGCATCGATGCCGTGCGCAAGGGCGGCAATGTCTCCATCGTCGGTGTGTATGGACCGCCGTGGAACGTGATGCCGATTGGCACCGCGATGAACAAGGGGCTCACGCTGCGGATGAACCAGTGCAACGTGCGCCGCTACATGCCGCACCTCCTGAAGCACATCCGCGAGGGGCGCATCGATGCGAAGGCCATCATCACCCATCGGTTCGGGTTGGAGGATGCGCCGGAGGCCTACCACCTGTTCGCCCAGAAGCGTGACGGCTGCGTCAAGTGCGTCCTCACGCCGGGCCATGCGTGA
- a CDS encoding MFS transporter, whose translation MRLPASRLALLGVLYFVQGLPFGFQATALPVYLRGQGVSLTALGFAGVLALPWGLKVLWAPLVDRYASSRIGRRKSWILPMQAGLTLTCVAAGMMVSDGGSLKVLLGLILVMNLFAATQDIAVDGLAVDLLRPQELGLGNTVQVVGYKLGMLTGGGLLVWASKYLGWSGLFHGMALLCAVALGVTLLYREAPPREPEATARVEAKTGSWRQWFAVFLTAVRQPGIGWVLLFIGTYKFGETMADVLYKPFLVDAGIPAWQIGQWVGTWGNAASILGSVTGGVLATRMPILGALSLTASLRVLPLMGRWWLATHGVSDAGVIGVTLAEELVGGALTTVMFAFMMSRVDRRIGASHYTLMASIEVWGKAPAAPLAGWLADSTHGLALGYGPVFLLGAGLSVAFLALLVPIRHLQTRFVTDVSHENSVSPARDESPPVESGTR comes from the coding sequence ATGAGACTCCCCGCCTCCCGGCTCGCACTGCTCGGCGTCCTCTACTTCGTGCAGGGACTGCCCTTCGGCTTCCAGGCCACCGCGCTGCCCGTCTACCTGCGCGGGCAGGGGGTGTCGCTCACCGCGCTGGGCTTCGCCGGAGTGCTCGCCCTGCCCTGGGGACTCAAGGTGCTCTGGGCGCCGCTGGTGGACCGCTACGCCTCATCGCGCATCGGGCGACGCAAGTCGTGGATCCTCCCCATGCAAGCGGGCCTGACGCTCACGTGCGTGGCGGCGGGGATGATGGTGTCGGACGGTGGCTCGTTGAAGGTGCTGCTCGGGCTCATCCTGGTGATGAACCTCTTCGCCGCCACCCAGGACATCGCCGTGGATGGGCTCGCGGTGGACCTGCTGCGCCCCCAGGAGCTGGGCCTGGGCAACACGGTGCAGGTCGTGGGCTACAAGCTGGGGATGCTCACCGGCGGCGGGCTGCTGGTCTGGGCCAGCAAGTACCTGGGCTGGTCCGGCTTGTTCCACGGCATGGCCCTGCTGTGCGCCGTCGCGCTCGGGGTGACGCTCCTGTATCGCGAGGCGCCGCCTCGTGAGCCCGAGGCCACCGCGCGCGTCGAGGCGAAGACCGGGAGCTGGCGGCAGTGGTTCGCGGTGTTCCTCACGGCCGTGCGACAGCCGGGCATCGGCTGGGTGCTGCTCTTCATCGGCACGTACAAGTTCGGCGAGACGATGGCGGACGTGCTCTACAAGCCCTTCCTCGTCGACGCGGGCATCCCCGCCTGGCAGATAGGCCAGTGGGTGGGGACGTGGGGCAACGCGGCCTCCATCCTCGGCTCGGTGACTGGTGGAGTGCTCGCCACGCGCATGCCCATCCTCGGCGCCCTGTCACTCACCGCGTCGCTGCGCGTGCTGCCGCTCATGGGGCGCTGGTGGCTGGCCACCCACGGCGTCAGCGACGCGGGCGTCATCGGCGTGACGCTCGCGGAGGAGCTCGTCGGCGGCGCGCTCACCACCGTGATGTTCGCGTTCATGATGTCGCGCGTGGACCGGCGCATCGGCGCTTCGCACTACACGCTGATGGCCAGCATCGAGGTCTGGGGCAAGGCGCCCGCCGCGCCCCTCGCCGGATGGCTCGCGGACTCCACCCACGGGCTCGCGCTGGGCTACGGCCCCGTGTTCCTGCTCGGCGCCGGACTGTCCGTCGCGTTCCTCGCGCTGCTGGTTCCCATCCGTCATCTCCAGACGCGCTTCGTCACGGATGTGTCACACGAAAACAGTGTGTCACCGGCGCGAGACGAGAGCCCTCCGGTGGAATCAGGCACACGCTGA
- a CDS encoding FAD-dependent oxidoreductase, translated as MDETRTHRSLWTLTAPPRDFPTLPGDLTVDVAVIGGGMAGLTTAWLLKRAGKRVAVLEMNRILSGQTGQTTAHLTELLDTPYATLRRDFGEKGARLAASSSRAAMEQVASLVEELGLDCDFQRVPMFQYAETAREFQSLEDEVSAARDAGLLATLTQRVPLPFQVKGALRVEDQALFHPRKYLLGLADRIPGDGCHLFENTRVLEVQDGKPCRVLTDRGVVTATDVVEATTTPLNRVFMHTKLFAYRTYAVAGPLNGPLEAAQYYDCKEPYHYIRTQPVDGRTFVIVGGEDHKVGTEEDTARCYAALEDFARERFPVEAITHRWSGQVIEPADGLAYIGRDSARKHVYVATGFSGTGMTFGTLAGMLLTDLILGRQNPYAALYDATRVKPMAGVKDFIQENAEVAFRFVADRLAKPDGKHLSEVAPGEAKVLEVDGQKVAVYREEDGTSHAVSPVCTHLGCHVHWNGAERSWDCPCHGARFSPTGKVLNGPAVKDLPSRKLPT; from the coding sequence ATGGACGAGACGCGGACGCATCGCTCGCTCTGGACGCTGACCGCCCCTCCGCGTGACTTCCCCACGCTGCCCGGGGACCTGACGGTGGACGTGGCCGTCATCGGCGGGGGGATGGCGGGCCTCACCACGGCGTGGCTGCTCAAGCGCGCCGGCAAGCGGGTGGCGGTGCTGGAGATGAACCGCATCCTGTCCGGGCAGACGGGACAGACGACGGCGCACCTCACGGAGCTGCTCGACACGCCCTACGCCACGCTGCGCCGCGACTTCGGGGAGAAGGGCGCCCGGCTGGCGGCATCCTCCAGCCGCGCCGCGATGGAGCAGGTGGCGTCGCTCGTGGAGGAACTGGGCCTGGACTGCGACTTCCAGCGCGTGCCCATGTTCCAGTACGCGGAGACGGCGCGCGAATTCCAGTCGCTGGAGGACGAGGTGTCCGCCGCGCGCGACGCGGGGCTGCTCGCCACGCTCACCCAGCGCGTGCCGCTGCCCTTCCAGGTGAAGGGCGCGCTGCGCGTGGAGGACCAGGCCCTATTCCATCCGCGCAAGTACCTGCTCGGGCTGGCGGACCGCATCCCTGGTGACGGCTGCCACCTGTTCGAGAACACGCGCGTGCTGGAGGTCCAGGATGGCAAGCCCTGCCGCGTCCTCACGGACCGGGGCGTCGTCACCGCCACCGACGTGGTGGAGGCCACCACCACGCCGCTCAACCGCGTCTTCATGCACACCAAGCTCTTCGCGTACCGCACCTACGCGGTGGCGGGGCCGCTGAACGGGCCGCTGGAGGCGGCGCAGTACTACGACTGCAAGGAGCCCTATCACTACATCCGCACGCAGCCGGTGGACGGGCGCACCTTCGTCATCGTCGGCGGCGAGGACCACAAGGTGGGCACCGAGGAGGACACGGCGCGCTGCTACGCGGCGCTGGAGGACTTCGCGCGCGAGCGCTTCCCGGTGGAGGCCATCACCCACCGCTGGTCCGGTCAGGTCATCGAGCCGGCCGACGGGCTGGCCTACATCGGCCGCGACAGCGCCCGGAAGCACGTCTACGTGGCCACGGGCTTCTCCGGGACGGGGATGACGTTCGGCACGCTGGCGGGGATGCTCCTCACCGACCTCATCCTCGGGCGGCAGAACCCCTACGCCGCGCTGTACGACGCCACGCGCGTCAAGCCCATGGCGGGCGTGAAGGACTTCATCCAGGAGAACGCCGAGGTGGCCTTCCGCTTCGTCGCGGACCGGCTGGCGAAGCCCGACGGCAAGCACCTGTCCGAGGTGGCCCCCGGCGAGGCCAAGGTGCTGGAGGTGGATGGGCAGAAGGTGGCCGTCTACCGCGAGGAGGATGGCACCTCGCACGCCGTGTCGCCGGTGTGCACGCACCTGGGCTGCCATGTGCATTGGAACGGCGCGGAGCGCTCGTGGGACTGCCCTTGTCACGGCGCGCGCTTCAGCCCCACGGGCAAGGTGCTCAATGGGCCCGCGGTGAAGGATTTGCCTTCCCGCAAGCTGCCCACCTGA
- a CDS encoding pyridoxal phosphate-dependent aminotransferase, with protein sequence MSDDVTIPAFRSVPRTGVIYVTAEATRRGYRSSDPDWCNLGQGQPETGDLPGAPARLGTVNIDVADMEYAPVAGLWDVREAIAGLYNRLYRKGMPSQYSAENVCLSGGGRAALTRAAASLGSINLGHFLPDYTAYEELLDVFKAFTAIPILLEGERGYAFTHEDLRREVQGRGLSALLFSNPCNPTGKLVQGDELARWVGVARELECTLLIDEFYSHYVWTGRPGHLPVESAARYVEDVNRDPIVLFDGFTKNWRYPGWRMTWTVGPKQVIEAVSSAGSFLDGGGSRPLQRAAIPLLQEEPVIAETLAIHHTFREKRDRFHSRLERLGIRTDRAPDGTFYVWGNLSGLPAPLNDGMGFFRAALEEKIITVPGEFFDVNPGKRRARPSRFRSYVRLSFGPSMEVLEKALTRLEAMVLKHSR encoded by the coding sequence GTGAGCGACGACGTCACGATTCCCGCATTCCGCTCCGTGCCTCGCACGGGCGTCATCTACGTCACCGCCGAGGCCACGCGCCGAGGCTACCGTTCCAGTGACCCTGACTGGTGCAACCTGGGCCAGGGGCAACCGGAGACAGGCGACCTCCCCGGTGCCCCCGCGCGGCTGGGCACGGTGAACATCGACGTGGCGGACATGGAGTACGCGCCCGTCGCGGGGCTGTGGGACGTGCGAGAGGCCATCGCCGGCCTCTACAACCGCCTCTACCGCAAGGGCATGCCAAGCCAGTACAGCGCGGAGAACGTCTGTCTTTCGGGCGGCGGGCGCGCGGCCCTGACGCGGGCGGCGGCCAGCCTGGGCTCCATCAACCTGGGCCACTTCCTGCCGGACTACACGGCGTACGAAGAGCTGCTGGATGTCTTCAAGGCCTTCACCGCCATCCCCATCCTGCTGGAGGGCGAGCGCGGCTACGCCTTCACGCACGAGGACCTGCGGCGCGAGGTGCAGGGGCGCGGCCTGTCCGCCCTGCTCTTCTCCAACCCGTGCAACCCCACCGGCAAGCTGGTGCAGGGGGACGAGCTGGCCCGGTGGGTGGGCGTGGCGCGCGAGCTGGAGTGCACGCTGCTCATCGACGAGTTCTACTCGCACTACGTCTGGACGGGCCGCCCCGGGCACCTGCCGGTGGAGAGCGCCGCGCGCTACGTGGAGGACGTCAACCGGGACCCCATCGTCCTGTTCGACGGCTTCACCAAGAACTGGCGCTACCCGGGCTGGCGCATGACGTGGACGGTGGGGCCCAAGCAGGTGATTGAGGCCGTCTCCAGCGCGGGCAGCTTCCTGGACGGCGGTGGCAGCCGGCCCCTGCAGCGCGCCGCGATTCCGCTCCTCCAGGAGGAGCCAGTCATCGCGGAGACGCTGGCCATCCACCACACGTTCCGGGAGAAGCGAGACCGGTTCCACTCGCGCCTGGAGCGGCTGGGCATCCGCACGGACCGCGCGCCGGACGGGACGTTCTACGTCTGGGGAAACCTGTCGGGCCTGCCCGCGCCGCTCAACGACGGCATGGGCTTCTTCCGCGCCGCGCTGGAGGAGAAGATCATCACCGTGCCCGGTGAGTTCTTCGACGTGAATCCCGGCAAGCGCCGCGCGCGCCCCTCGCGCTTCCGCAGCTACGTGCGCCTGTCCTTCGGCCCGTCGATGGAGGTCCTGGAGAAGGCCCTCACACGACTGGAGGCCATGGTGCTCAAGCACAGCCGCTGA
- a CDS encoding DNA-3-methyladenine glycosylase family protein, giving the protein MPSSASSAPRLPEAFTPSARRALSRADPTLGALMKRVGAFRMELSPLHSPFAALARSIVFQQLHGKAAATIFERVSVQVGTGRDFTPEALLATPEKALREAGLSANKMAALQDLARKTLEGTVPPLARVRRMSDEALIEHFTQVRGIGQWTVEMLLMFRLGRPDVLPVDDFGVRKGFMLAYGLKEMPKPKALLEYGERWRPWRSVASWYMWRATELSWEPSEG; this is encoded by the coding sequence ATGCCCAGCTCCGCCTCCTCCGCTCCGCGCCTGCCCGAAGCCTTCACCCCGAGCGCCCGCCGTGCCCTGTCGCGCGCGGACCCGACGCTGGGCGCCCTGATGAAGCGCGTGGGCGCCTTCCGCATGGAGCTGAGCCCGCTGCACAGCCCGTTCGCAGCGCTGGCGCGCTCCATCGTCTTCCAGCAGTTGCACGGCAAGGCCGCGGCGACCATCTTCGAGCGCGTCAGCGTTCAGGTGGGGACGGGCCGCGACTTCACGCCCGAGGCCCTGCTCGCGACGCCGGAGAAGGCGCTGCGCGAGGCGGGGCTGTCCGCCAACAAGATGGCCGCGCTCCAGGACCTGGCGCGCAAGACGCTGGAGGGCACGGTGCCTCCGCTCGCGCGCGTGCGCCGGATGAGCGACGAGGCCCTCATCGAGCACTTCACCCAGGTGCGGGGCATCGGCCAGTGGACGGTGGAGATGCTGTTGATGTTCCGGCTCGGCCGCCCGGACGTGCTGCCGGTGGATGACTTCGGCGTGCGCAAGGGCTTCATGCTCGCGTACGGACTGAAGGAGATGCCCAAGCCGAAGGCGCTGCTGGAATACGGCGAGCGCTGGCGGCCCTGGCGCTCGGTGGCGAGCTGGTACATGTGGCGGGCCACGGAGCTGAGCTGGGAGCCATCCGAGGGCTGA
- a CDS encoding response regulator yields the protein MTNPSPNLQPLVLVVDDYDDAREMYAEYLEFSGFRVAQARNGQEALDQAFALTPDIILMDLSLPIIDGWEATRRLKNDARTSTIPVVALTGHAMTGQSDEAKGAGCDSFVTKPCLPDELVAEVRTILARRGGAAIR from the coding sequence ATGACGAATCCCTCCCCGAATCTCCAGCCGCTCGTGCTCGTCGTGGACGACTACGATGACGCGCGAGAGATGTACGCGGAGTACCTGGAGTTCTCAGGGTTCCGCGTCGCGCAGGCGAGGAACGGGCAGGAGGCGCTGGACCAGGCCTTCGCGCTCACGCCAGACATCATCCTGATGGATTTGTCGTTGCCCATCATCGATGGGTGGGAGGCGACGCGGCGGCTGAAGAACGACGCGCGCACGAGCACCATCCCCGTCGTCGCGCTCACGGGGCATGCGATGACGGGCCAGTCCGATGAAGCGAAGGGCGCGGGGTGCGACTCCTTCGTCACCAAGCCGTGCCTGCCCGACGAGCTCGTGGCGGAGGTACGGACCATCCTCGCCCGGCGCGGAGGCGCCGCGATTCGCTGA
- a CDS encoding PAS domain-containing sensor histidine kinase — protein MVSYAPLAPAPASTVDARLALAEQLLACDSARGCARAVVEWLPAHAQALAAACVAREEPGARMTCLAARGLSEAQQAALAAWSDTDTAHPLADVLTQAVPRFFPKERAPLPSPGAQGLFAVPLGRAGSSPVGLLLVWASAPELPAEVAWVAGHAGPFLARQATSGPLAAGGAELFRRIIDAVTDPVLLTDLEGRPRLANARAEALLMASPDASHGRRRAVHLNQRVFSAAVASTASVGQSGVSWREVPLVDPVEGLDLLFELVSTRVYEPDGREAMVSVLRNVTDLGRATQALGESYRRLRATEREARSERHRLDRVLDSVADPIILSDPSGVTVMMNEPAERLFSLPPEGGRAAQRRVRSNHATFVSFLANVLDTGGSPRWRGQLSLVDPTSGATLPVEAVASKVLGEGGELTGIVTLFQDRGEALEKARLLERLKEVSTLLEARVQVATAELAEQNEKLRRQAIQLEQASAAKSQFLANMSHEFRTPLNAILGYTNMLLQGVSGELSAPQKRNLTRIDSNGRHLLEVINEILDITRIEAGRMPLHLSDFVIPELLQEVMAEMDPIIARSKLTVTTHLGARLPPVHSDRQKVKQVVLNLLSNALKFTHEGVVKVVAEYQPSSSMLTICVEDTGIGIAPADQEKIFEDFQQVDSSPTRAYGGTGLGLSICRRLADMLGGRVTLQSTQGQGSAFTLHFPRRPRRT, from the coding sequence TTGGTCTCGTACGCCCCGCTCGCCCCGGCCCCCGCCTCCACTGTCGACGCGCGCCTCGCCCTGGCCGAGCAGCTGCTCGCATGCGACTCCGCGAGAGGCTGTGCCCGGGCCGTGGTGGAGTGGTTGCCCGCGCATGCCCAGGCCCTCGCCGCGGCCTGCGTCGCCCGCGAGGAGCCCGGAGCCCGGATGACCTGCCTGGCCGCGCGGGGACTGTCCGAGGCCCAGCAGGCAGCGCTCGCGGCGTGGTCCGACACAGACACCGCGCATCCGCTGGCGGACGTGCTCACCCAGGCCGTGCCGCGCTTCTTCCCGAAGGAGCGCGCGCCCCTGCCCTCCCCTGGCGCGCAGGGCCTGTTCGCCGTGCCGCTCGGGCGCGCGGGCTCGTCTCCCGTGGGCCTCCTGCTGGTCTGGGCGAGCGCCCCCGAGCTGCCCGCCGAGGTCGCCTGGGTCGCCGGGCACGCGGGGCCCTTCCTCGCGCGCCAGGCCACGTCCGGTCCGCTCGCCGCGGGAGGCGCGGAGCTGTTCCGCCGCATCATCGACGCGGTGACGGACCCGGTGCTGCTGACGGACCTGGAGGGCCGGCCGCGCCTGGCCAACGCGCGCGCGGAGGCCTTGTTGATGGCCAGCCCCGACGCGAGCCACGGCCGCCGGCGCGCCGTGCACCTCAACCAGCGCGTGTTCTCCGCCGCGGTGGCCAGCACCGCCAGCGTCGGCCAGTCCGGGGTGAGCTGGCGCGAGGTGCCGCTGGTGGACCCCGTGGAGGGGTTGGACCTGCTCTTCGAGCTGGTCAGCACGCGGGTGTACGAGCCGGACGGCCGCGAGGCCATGGTGAGCGTGCTGCGCAACGTGACGGACCTGGGCCGCGCGACGCAGGCGTTGGGTGAGAGCTACCGGCGGCTTCGCGCCACCGAGCGCGAGGCGCGCAGCGAGCGCCACCGGCTGGACCGGGTGCTGGACTCGGTGGCGGACCCCATCATCCTGTCGGACCCGTCCGGCGTCACGGTGATGATGAACGAGCCAGCCGAGCGGCTCTTCTCGCTGCCGCCCGAGGGAGGCCGCGCGGCGCAGCGCCGCGTGCGCTCCAACCACGCGACGTTCGTCTCGTTCCTCGCCAACGTGCTCGACACCGGCGGAAGCCCGCGCTGGCGAGGGCAGCTGAGCCTGGTGGACCCGACGAGCGGCGCCACCCTGCCGGTGGAGGCGGTGGCGAGCAAGGTGCTGGGCGAGGGCGGGGAGCTGACGGGCATCGTCACGCTCTTCCAGGACCGGGGCGAGGCGCTGGAGAAGGCGCGGCTGCTCGAGCGGCTCAAGGAGGTCTCCACGCTGCTGGAGGCGCGCGTGCAGGTGGCCACCGCGGAGCTGGCGGAGCAGAACGAGAAGCTGCGCCGTCAGGCCATCCAGCTGGAGCAGGCCAGCGCGGCCAAGTCCCAGTTCCTGGCCAACATGTCCCACGAGTTCAGGACGCCGCTCAACGCCATCCTCGGCTACACGAACATGCTGCTGCAGGGCGTGTCCGGTGAGCTGTCCGCGCCGCAGAAGCGCAACCTCACGCGCATCGACTCCAACGGCCGGCACCTGTTGGAGGTCATCAACGAAATCCTGGACATCACCCGCATCGAGGCGGGGCGGATGCCGTTGCACCTGTCCGACTTCGTCATCCCGGAGCTGCTCCAGGAGGTGATGGCGGAGATGGACCCCATCATCGCCCGGAGCAAGCTGACGGTGACGACACACCTGGGCGCGCGGCTGCCGCCGGTGCACAGCGACCGCCAGAAGGTGAAGCAGGTGGTGCTCAACCTGCTGTCCAATGCCCTGAAGTTCACGCACGAGGGCGTGGTGAAGGTGGTGGCGGAGTACCAGCCGTCATCTTCCATGCTCACCATCTGCGTGGAGGACACGGGGATTGGCATCGCCCCGGCGGACCAGGAGAAGATCTTCGAGGACTTCCAACAGGTGGACAGCTCGCCCACCCGGGCCTATGGAGGCACGGGCCTGGGGCTGTCCATCTGCAGACGTCTGGCCGATATGCTGGGGGGGCGCGTCACCCTCCAGAGCACCCAGGGGCAGGGGTCGGCCTTCACGCTGCACTTCCCACGACGCCCGAGGCGGACATGA
- a CDS encoding hemerythrin domain-containing protein, with the protein MNAIELLKQQHDEVKKLFAQYGKLPDHADVRRGELFEMIADRLAAHATIEELYFYPATRSERTEDELREAVEEHLSAKRIIADLLEMEPGDEEFDPKMKVLQEQIEHHVKEEEGELFKKVRKLLSKEQLEDLGILMEQQFEELMEDEPRNNVPAETGHAAPL; encoded by the coding sequence ATGAACGCGATTGAGTTGCTGAAGCAGCAGCATGACGAAGTGAAGAAGCTCTTCGCGCAGTACGGCAAGCTGCCGGACCACGCGGACGTGCGCAGGGGCGAGCTGTTCGAGATGATCGCCGACCGGCTCGCCGCGCACGCCACCATCGAGGAGCTGTACTTCTATCCGGCCACCAGGTCGGAGCGGACCGAGGACGAGCTGCGCGAGGCGGTGGAGGAGCACCTGTCCGCCAAGCGCATCATCGCGGACCTGCTGGAGATGGAGCCGGGCGACGAGGAGTTCGACCCGAAGATGAAGGTGCTCCAGGAGCAGATCGAGCACCACGTCAAGGAGGAGGAGGGCGAGCTCTTCAAGAAGGTCCGCAAGCTCTTGTCCAAGGAGCAGCTCGAGGACCTGGGCATCTTGATGGAGCAGCAGTTCGAGGAGCTGATGGAGGACGAGCCCCGGAACAACGTCCCCGCCGAGACGGGCCACGCGGCGCCGCTGTAG